Proteins from one Terriglobus tenax genomic window:
- a CDS encoding serine hydrolase domain-containing protein encodes MRFESVVRGSLLGAALFAAPFASQAQSTIHRLDGTTLTPAEASSIVRGTLTAGHITGAQIAILNHGRPVWVQSFGLRNVAQAQPINNDTVMYAASITKGVFATFVMQLVQANELDLDKPIAEYLPKPLPEYDKYKGLADDPRWQKITARHLLSHTSGLANFAALEPGGKLQLHFNPGTRFAYSGEGLNMLQFVIEQKTGRSLRDMMEEHLFTPLGMARTGMSWKDSFASNYADGYTPDGKLVEHNRRVNPRGAGSMDTTISDLVKFTQALLAGKLLNGPSQAQMFAPQIQIHTAHQFPTLTEELSDEPVSVGLAYGLGWGLLTNTRYGRAFFKEGHGDGAQNYMICFEKTQDCMIMLTNSENGELAFKPLFEKLLGDTVTPWEWESYTPEQIRQNQINDHPELAPPPAPKPKKQSWVKKEAEKLKEKTRKY; translated from the coding sequence ATGCGATTCGAATCAGTCGTTCGCGGAAGTTTGCTCGGGGCCGCTTTGTTTGCGGCCCCGTTTGCGTCTCAGGCACAGAGCACGATTCACCGTCTGGATGGCACCACGCTCACTCCAGCAGAGGCTAGCTCTATTGTGCGCGGGACTTTGACTGCCGGACATATCACCGGAGCACAGATCGCAATTCTGAACCACGGCAGACCCGTGTGGGTACAAAGCTTTGGCCTGCGCAACGTGGCCCAGGCTCAGCCCATCAATAACGACACGGTGATGTATGCGGCATCCATCACCAAGGGCGTCTTCGCAACCTTCGTCATGCAGCTGGTGCAGGCCAACGAGCTCGATCTCGACAAGCCCATCGCCGAGTATCTGCCGAAGCCTTTGCCTGAGTACGACAAGTACAAGGGACTGGCGGATGATCCTCGCTGGCAGAAGATCACCGCGCGCCATCTGCTCTCGCACACCTCCGGTCTTGCCAACTTCGCAGCCCTGGAACCCGGCGGCAAGCTGCAGCTGCACTTCAACCCGGGCACGCGCTTTGCCTACTCCGGTGAAGGTCTGAACATGCTGCAGTTCGTCATTGAGCAGAAGACCGGCCGCAGCCTGCGCGACATGATGGAAGAACATCTGTTCACACCGCTGGGCATGGCACGCACCGGCATGAGCTGGAAAGACAGCTTCGCATCGAACTATGCCGATGGTTATACGCCCGATGGCAAACTGGTGGAACATAACCGGCGTGTCAATCCCCGCGGCGCAGGATCCATGGACACCACCATCAGTGACCTTGTAAAGTTCACGCAGGCATTGCTGGCCGGCAAGCTGCTGAACGGTCCCTCGCAGGCGCAGATGTTCGCACCGCAAATCCAGATCCACACCGCGCACCAGTTCCCTACCCTCACAGAAGAGCTCTCAGACGAGCCCGTCAGCGTTGGCCTTGCCTATGGCCTTGGATGGGGTCTGCTGACCAACACCAGGTACGGCCGCGCGTTCTTCAAAGAAGGACACGGCGACGGCGCTCAGAACTACATGATCTGCTTTGAAAAGACGCAGGACTGCATGATCATGCTGACCAACAGCGAGAACGGCGAACTGGCCTTTAAGCCGCTCTTCGAAAAGCTGCTGGGCGACACGGTCACGCCTTGGGAATGGGAGAGCTACACTCCTGAACAGATCCGTCAGAACCAGATCAACGATCATCCGGAGCTTGCTCCTCCGCCCGCACCCAAGCCGAAAAAACAGAGCTGGGTGAAGAAGGAAGCAGAGAAGCTGAAGGAAAAGACCAGGAAGTACTAA